CTGGAAGAGTTCTCTGGTGATAACTAGAAATCAGAGTTACTTAGTTGTTCCTCTTCTTCCCTTAAAACTACATAAAAACGAATGATAATCTTACCGAAATTCCAAGAATTACAAATAGCAAGCACACGTCTTATACAGCGTTGTATTCTGTGTTATGAATTGATGGAACGATCGCCCTCACTGCATTAATCGCTCATCTGACTTCCATCAGTGCCATCTTGCCTGAAGGTGTGTTTGTGATAACTGTGTGTTTATGCACTCACTACACTCACAACAACAAGTTAATTATCGATTGTGGCGTGCACAAAGTCCACGAATCCCTTTACTTTTGAAGTCTGTTTGTAAGTGAGGAGCATATTGATGTAAATATTTAGGTGAGTTCAGCCCGCAAGTCAGTGGTCTCTTATACCGTCACCAGTTCCTGCCAATATAAAGTTCGGATTACCTTGCCCAAGATAGTTTGCTGACCCCGTTATCTCAGAAAACTCTACACCTTCATTTGTGTCATAGAAGTATGGAATACTGTATAAGAGTTGCAGTTTCGAACAATTACCTTGCTAagtatatataggatatatcGTGTATTTATCTCTCGAGGATAAAGGAATCAGGTGTTTCCAAACTCAAATTAGATGTAAAAATGCAGGAAACTAAAGATCATGGTACTGGACATAAGAAGGATTTTCACgaccaagaaagaaaatatgccCGAATTGCTGccattaacaacaaaaaaatacaaaaatacaaaaagcaAAATCAACGTTGTcatcaaaaacaagaaatacagATTTTCCTACGAAATTGTttcctaaatatgctagaagccAAATAATGGTCACGTGTATTCAAACTTCAACATAGATAATCGTATACTGCCATCCTCATAGCATGCATTCCTTGATTCGGTCATTTCATGGAGTGAACCAccatgatctatatatgtgtgGGTAAAAACTGAAGAGCAAGAGCGTTATGAATACTTCAGTATATTTATACTTATCACTTTTAAATTCTAAGCGTGTAAACAGAAATTAAGTAATGTCGTAGAGGAATATTTGTCTTAAAGAAGCACTCCAGTCACATTGAAGGATAAATAAACGCTATGTCACCTGCCGTCATCGACAAACTAGATATTACAACTATCAACCGATTGCCCAGCTGTTACTGGCTGGAATATATTTCATAGTATGCGTATACTAATTGACAGCAATGTACAAATGTCGTAGAGTATGGTCAGAGTGACAGATCTGTTCGAGTCGTGCAAGGCACGGCTCCCTCAGGTAGAGGCATGTTTAAGGGGGATTTACATGGACCATGTGGACAAGCCGTGTCTTTTTTGTGGGAGAGCTATTCTGTTTTCAATGTCCCAGAACTGTAGATCTGTCTCTACTGCTCTGCACTTTTCACATTGCTATGTGCCTATACGTCAAACTTTACTGAGGTGTACAAAACAACGCTGCCAGATTTACTACTCGTATTCCGAAGAGAGAGCACATAACACCTATACTGAGGAATCTTCACTGGCTATCACCCTCGTAGAAGTAAGAGATTGTGAGTTATATATAACACCATAtggtacggaagcgtagaaatgacattgcattgacgcgttaccaacttgacaaaacgacaattttctgcaaattgacgagttgacgagatggtaaagtgacaaaattcagaaaattgacgttttgacgagaaaacggatctcgtcaatgcagcaattttctgcaattttctgaattttgtcatcttgtcgagatggtatacgtagtaagtgtgcaactcgtcaatttgcagaaaattgatgcattgacgagatccgttatctcgtcaaaacgacaattttctgaattttgtcgttttgtcgagatggtagtaagtgtgcaactcgtcaatttgcagaaaattgctgcattgacgagatccgttatctcgtcaaaacgtcaattttctggattttgtcacgttaccatctcgacaactcgtcaatttgcagaaaattgtcgttttgtcaagttggtaactcgtcaatgcaatgtcccttctacgcttccgtaatATGGTACTGGAAGTTTTCATGTGCGGGAGATTGTTCACAAACTTCTCGGAGCATTTTTTAAacatcatttaaaatataaaaaaacaattcATTACAGAGAACAGTTTCAGCTTACGAAGTGCGTAATGTGTTTTAATGGCTTTCATAAAAATGTtgtattcatatattaatttctcaaccaattaaAAAAGTTAATTAAACATCAATTTCACGACGGCTTGGTTATGCGCCAGGCAACCCCTACACAGAAGAGTATATAGTACTAGCGATCCAGGTAGACTAACAATAAACATTGGACATCCCCATCTGATGTTTAGATATGATAAGTGCATTCAATTGCTATAGCCTAATAAACAAACTTTAACATGAAACGTAATTTACCCTTCCCTTAGCGCTTGTATTCTATGTTGGTTTTATTGGCGTAACTCTGACAACCTAACTATGAGTGTATGGTACTACATTCACATATGATTGGTTAAATAACCAGTGAAAAATgaggaggggcggaagtatcattccgcccccccccccccgcttcgcaagtcagaaaaccctttttcatttccaaatgagaaaaaaagtttcatttggagcaccaaattgcatctaaggtcaggtgaaaatacaaaattaagtttacaaaagagtgggtgttgaagtgtgctatattgcaccaaattgcatctgaggccacctggaaatgcaaaaaaaatccaaacggggagggggacacccccttagacccctccccaggccggccatcagtcttcagcccccccactcaaaagtatcttcctacgccactgtaacCAATTGAATATAACTTGTTTTATTCTCGAAAATATCATACAGCAAGCAGTGGTTTGGTAGCCTATAATATTGTAGTAAATTCTTGCCCATGCCATCAGtaaaatagaaggaaaaaaacacgAGTGGGCAACAAAAGAAACTAAAGCTGCCTATCCCATTAAATTAGGCTTATTCACTTCGCTAGTAAAGTAAAGTCTTCATtagcaaaagcaaaaacaaaaaggaaaaaaatgttttgtggaCATTCGTCCGCAGAACTACGTGTAATAGGTAGCAATCAATCTTTATTAAATACAGTATTAATGATTAAAGGTAGATACTGTGTAGGGATCCACGTGTCCcctggtaggggaggggggcgaAGGTCAGTGCAGCTACACACctgcgcacgcaactatatgtACAAAGTATCGTTCCTAATTATACACATGAGTacagagaggcaatggagataaggTACCTTTTCCAAGAACACAACTTAATGATCTGGCCATGCACTCACGGTGGCGTAGTACTACACACAAAAGTATAGTTGAAATGATGGAATGATAGCTCCATTTTGCATTTAGGCCCCTTTAccgaaaaaaattctcaaaaggGATGGGGAAACCTCTCCCCTGAAACCTCTCCCTAGAACGATGTTAGCCAAATTCGCGAGCTTCCCCCAACCATATCCCCCCTCCAAGAAAAAACATCCACATCGGGATAGAGGGTAGCGCAACCACGTTTACTTCTTGAGGTCTTTAATTcccaataaaacaaaatcgGGATGTGTGTGGCGGGTGGGGGATAATTCTCCgctggcagacagaatattagaaaatttcaaaaatacaGTACATGTAAACGTATATTTTCCAAAAACCCCTTCCCTGGACGACGTAACATTTAACCCTCCCACAGTCTTCACTGCAGAAAGGGTTACCATTTATTTATTGACGTCAtgctaaaaaaaattataataatgaaaaataataatcatattaataataataacaaacgTGCTTTTTGGAATATTCTTTGATTTCTACATGTAATGGCGATTAGTTGCAtaaactacttttgttttttattttgctttgatTTGTTATTGAGACCAAAATAATGATCGTAATATGTGATACTACGGTCAAACGCTTCTTTGTATGTATACCTAGGCTTATAGCCTAACATACGTTGAAGTTTCTCCCAACTGTAGTGATATTCACCGTACATATATCGCACAGCATTGGTGTGAAATGGCATCTCCCAATATTTTAAATTGGATACTAGCCAACACATGACGGTAAGGAAGAGAGCAATCGTATACATGAGCCAATATGGTGGTGTTGCCGTACCTGTTTCGGCCACTAAAGCCTTTGCAAACTGTGCGATCATTTCCCCAATACTATAAATAGGGGTGTCATCGCCTAAGAAGAACGCTTCTCCACCGATATCTGTCTCCTCGTCGGGACGTAAGAGTGATTTGACTGCCAAAACGTATGAGTATGCGATATTCCCAGCGTATGCATATTGAATCTTCCCGCTCGGTTCACCTACGCGGAGTGCAACCCCAGCATTTATGAAATATCCCAAATTTGTTGTTAGAATATGTTCCCCCTCCCCGTACATGCCACATGGTCTCAGAGCGCACGTCCTCAATTTTTTACCGTTTTTTAGTGCTTTATTGTTGGCACTCAGAACCATGATCTCGGCATCGTACTTGGACTTAGAATAAACAGACAAGATTGGGTTGATAGCGGGGACTGTAACCGATGTCTCGGAGGCGTTAACACTAGGCTTTTTAAGATCGTTGGCTACTTCATTAGAACTCGTGTAGACTAGACATTCAACGTTCTGTTCAATACAGGCGTTCACTGCATTTTCTGTTCCTATATTTTAAAGGggaatataaagaaaaagaaagaaacagtaTTGATAATTAAAACCATGCTGGAAAACGTGTTGCTTATAGTCAGATGGGGAGGGAATGTAACTGGTCAATATAACCGTTGCAATGTTcagatcatttaaaaaaaacctaGGCCTATCCGTTGTCAGTTTTTGTTCCAGTTGgcagtaattttactgtacagtatttctCTACATTTTTACGCAACCCATCTTATTTATTTTGGAAGATCACTTCATATGAGAAAACCGTAGACTTCTCCTGGGTGAAAACCcgatcttttttcttcttcagccAGCCAGAGCTGGAACCCACGGCCTGTTAGATGCTACAGGTATATATCATTGCTTCTAATGCCTCCAATTTGACCATACCACTCGACCATATCACTGGTATTTCTGGAAACCTCAATTGTAAGAGCCCTTTAGTTTCCTTTGATACTGCATCGGATATCCATGTTTGAAACCGGCAATTCTCTATGAGGGTGCACTGAACTTACCGTCTACATTAACAGCGCGTATTGACTTTCTGTTAGGGTATGCACCAAACGCAACACAGCTGCAATTATGGATGACGGCGTCCACATTTTCGCAGGCTTTAGTTAGGGCCGCGGGATCACAGATACTACCCTCGATGTGGTTAAGTTTATGAGAATTCTTCGATGCTGAAAGAAGGGGACAAAAGATGGTTtaagaataaatttaaaatatttgttaaaaaagGATTCATGAACTGTATTGTGACAGCTTCCGTGTTGATCGGGAGATATGTCGGAATTTTACCCGTCCCAACCATCTCCCCAACCCTCTCCCCAATCCCCAACCCAACCCTTTTCAATTTTTATGCATAGTTTATCAAATGAATCAGATACATAACGAAACTGGCACAAAAAGAGGGTATATTATATAATGATGGCTGTCCAGAAAATAGACTTCTGCGTTCTTGAGTGGTATATAGCCCGTTTACACTTGAGAACGACCACTCGGGGTCCGATCAACCGCGGAAAAGACCACGCAATTTTGACCCCGCAATGGAATAGGTCCGAGGGAGGATAAGACCACACGTTCgatgttaaatttgtaatgtaaactTAGCTTAGGTTAATCATCGATCCACGGTGGCCTTTAACTTAATTAGAGACGTAATTTGTCCGGCCAGACGTTATCTACTAGGGGACCTAATTGAATTTACACCGGTTGTAGATGCTCTTTAACACGGTAATTTATCTGGTCTTTGATAGCCGTCTAATATGTAGATAAACGGAATTACTTTTCTTTGCTAGGAAAGGTCATCCGAGATATAGGTTATAGGCACGAAAACTAAACAAGTTGATCTAATCTCAATCCCTACCCCTAGACATCGAGAATGGGACTTGTATATGATCATGACAGTGTTACGTCAAGTCTCatggaaatataaaacaaaagtatacatGGTTGCTAGCTTTGAGAAAGGTAAGATCTAAGAACAAACGATCTCAGAACGAACTGCCGCATATTACTATGGTTtaactaatataaaaaaaagtcaacaaACTATTAGAGATTACTGCATTGAATCTCAATGTAGTTGTATGTCGTTCTAAAGTAAACAAAGCATGCCTATTCATAACTTTGATATCCAGTGGTAGTATAAAGACGCTGCTATATAGATAACGGCTTAATCTTCATtccaaatttatttaattaattaattaatcaatgaattaagtaagtaagtaaTTTATAGGTCCCCTGTTCAGATAGTGTCCCTTTCATAATAGATAAACGAGAGTTCGTATGCCTTAATAGTTTGATGACCCTTATTCCATGTTGATATACTGGTATATTAAAATAACTCGTTGAAAGACGCAAAGATAGAatctgaaccccccccccccccacaaagtCACCCAACTCTTCCACTtttatagaagaagaaaaagatatAGAAAAGATCATTCGTCCTGCAACGCCAACATACTGTTTGTTGTAATGGGTTACGTCAGTATTTCATGCAACAATAGTACAACACGTGACTaattaaattgaaaacatttcatggaaaCTTTAACCTGATCAGGACACGAGAAGTAACCATATTCTTGATATTTTTACTTACAGCCGTTCTTCCTTAGACTTAACTCATGGTGCATGTAGttaatctcccccccccctcctcacccccctcCTACCTCTGCCATTGGTTTCGAGCAACGTGACCGCATGTTAGTTGCCTGCCCCCACCCCTTTAGTTTGAGTCGATTTCAATTTCAATGTCATGTTACCGCTCTAACAAGAAAGGAAGATtgttgtctgtttgtttgtttacacaCTCATTTAATACCCCAGCTatcgtcttttgttttaatcGTATTCATTTATTTGCCAAAGAATACGTTAACAGTCAACTTAGTCGCGCAATGACATTTAATTTCCTCACCTTCCTTTGAACCACGCAAGTTTGCGTAGACGaactatttgatatcattactTACGATGTAGACCGTGGTGCCACTTGAACGGCTGGATATCAAATGATCTTATTTCCTTCACAGGAAATACCTCTTGTTCCATCAACTCTTTGACGATATGCTGACCAAGAAAGCCGGCTCCTCCCGTCACAAGGATGGTTACACCTTCCTGATTAGTCATTGTCAATCTACAGGTGGTGAGAAGCAAACTTCTTCATTAACTCAGAAAGTTAATTTAGATCATCAGTACTTCACCCCAAATATGCAAGGAAGCCAAATAATGGCCATGAATGTTCACAGTTCAACAAGcatcaggcgcggatccagggaaAATATCCGGAGTGTATATACCCCATATTTTaacccccgcccctccccaattttttttaaagttgctATCAGCACAACCTTGCTTTTAGTCCTATCCGTGTGGACCTAAATTACAACCAAATTATGCCCAGAATGCCCTATTTCAcgtcttttattttcattacatgGGAGACACCTTCAATGGCACCAGTACTacaggccccccccccatgtttaCATCCGAGACCCACCCTGACTATCACATTCAAAGCATTGTGACTCCAATGAGACATTTAAAGTGATTTATTCAACCGACCCCTATGTCTGAGAATAATTTGACGAGTCAAAATCTTCAGAAAAAGCTACTTTTTCAAATCTTTaaaattttgttgttattgagggaggggtggaagggggtAGGGGGAAACGATCACCTTTAAATGACACCTATTAATTCTgttgtttatatttctttagTTAGAATCAATTTCGGAAATATATCAGTACAGATATATAGCAAGACGAGAATGAGTTGTGATTTGGGTTCTCTGTCATCATTTCGGAAATTATGTCCTTCTAACTGAGGAGGTTATCCCAGTTATCTAACTGTTGGATGTCATCCTTCGCATTCAAGCTTTTAGTAGTGCGCCTCTGCATAATTCATTAATCAGAGAATTACTTAGTGCTCATAACTtttatataataatcataagtGTTTTAGAGTCTAACTCATCTCAAGATTAGTGTCCAGGCGAGGATCAAGGAGGTGGGGGTGTTCAACCCCCTTGTCAACCCCCTCCAAGATTTAAAGGTCAATAGTTACTAGCACAACCTCATTTGAAAACACAAAAATTGAGTttgggtgggagtggggggagggTAGACATGGGAGGTTACACTTTATTTATCACTAACTATTGTTAGACATATAAGTATTTGTAGCAAACTTACCACAAGCAAGTAAAATCTCTTTATCTATGACCTTTCCCAACGCTTGGTGATAAGTAATTTAACCTTGTTAAACCGAATAGTCCGTTGAACTAATTACAGACTTTGATCAACCTTCCTTcaaagacgatcagtctgtaggaaAATCGTTTAAGGTAAACCCCCGTGCTTGCTTTTCGTCAacccaaccgccccccccccccccctc
Above is a genomic segment from Apostichopus japonicus isolate 1M-3 chromosome 5, ASM3797524v1, whole genome shotgun sequence containing:
- the LOC139968026 gene encoding 3 beta-hydroxysteroid dehydrogenase/Delta 5-->4-isomerase type 2-like, translating into MTNQEGVTILVTGGAGFLGQHIVKELMEQEVFPVKEIRSFDIQPFKWHHGLHPSKNSHKLNHIEGSICDPAALTKACENVDAVIHNCSCVAFGAYPNRKSIRAVNVDGTENAVNACIEQNVECLVYTSSNEVANDLKKPSVNASETSVTVPAINPILSVYSKSKYDAEIMVLSANNKALKNGKKLRTCALRPCGMYGEGEHILTTNLGYFINAGVALRVGEPSGKIQYAYAGNIAYSYVLAVKSLLRPDEETDIGGEAFFLGDDTPIYSIGEMIAQFAKALVAETGTATPPYWLMYTIALFLTVMCWLVSNLKYWEMPFHTNAVRYMYGEYHYSWEKLQRMLGYKPRYTYKEAFDRSITYYDHYFGLNNKSKQNKKQK